A window of the Zeugodacus cucurbitae isolate PBARC_wt_2022May chromosome 4, idZeuCucr1.2, whole genome shotgun sequence genome harbors these coding sequences:
- the LOC105213052 gene encoding adenosine deaminase 2 has product MFHSCFRLALVACFLSVTLARFHSRSQLAASHLAAYAFKANDNTRNNIRPTPEEYNADRSKFFRYEESMGLGAEIELNDRELQANQIIMAAKGKEYEEGLVTPHLFKPSKHFFSVLEAIAKTQLFSYMQAMPKGGVLHSHDTAMCSTDFLIKLTYRDNLWVCESSGSLEAVSLRFARTKPAIVVEGADCAWTPLATMRSRRGAAAVDNYLRERFTLYPKETFLDNNEAWKTFMEIFSLLDGLLTYAPVWADYYYNALKEFRADGVQYLEFRSTLPQLYDLDDGEYTELDTVRIYTETLEKFMKEYPDFIGSKMIYAPIRNTSPETVEQYIRICIEIKAKYPDFVAGFDLVGQEELGRPLKDFIPQLLSVPADIDFYFHAGETNWNGAAVDENLIDAVLLGTKRIGHGFALTKHPHVLQALKERNIPVEINPISNQVLQLVTDYRNHPCSHLFSDNFTVVISSDDPSFWRATPLSHDFYIAFLGIASAHADMRLLKKLAINSLVYSALNEQQQELALQKWQLQWDKFIEKIIEGDTDGAAGRLQTNRID; this is encoded by the exons ATGTTTCACAGCTGCTTCCGCTTAGCGCTTGTCGCGTGTTTCCTTAGCGTCACTTTGGCGCGCTTCCATTCACGCAGCCAATTGGCCGCATCACATCTGGCCGCCTATGCGTTTAAGGCTAACGACAATACACGCAACAATATTCGTCCAACACCCGAGGAGTACAACGCTGATCGCAGCAAATTCTTCCGCTATGAGGAGTCCATGGGTCTGGGTGCCGAGATCGAGTTGAATGATCGCGAACTCCAAGCCAATCAAATCATTATGGCAGCCAAGGGGAAGGAATATGAGGAAGGACTTGTGACGCCACATCTTTTCAAACCGTCCAAACATTTCTTCAGCGTGTTGGAGGCCATAGCAAAAACGCAGCTATTCTCTTACATGCAGGCAATGCCGAAGGGAGGTGTACTGCATTCACACGATACAGCCATGTGCAGCACGGACTTCTTGATCAAGCTCACGTATCGTGACAATTTATGGGTTTGCGAGTCTAGCGGCAGTTTGGAAGCGGTGTCGCTGCGTTTTGCCAGAACTAAGCCGGCAATTGTAGTTGAGGGTGCGGATTGCGCGTGGACGCCGTTGGCAACGATGCGCAGTAGGCGTGGCGCTGCAGCGGTCGATAACTATTTACGTGAACGCTTCACTCTGTATCCAAAGGAGACGTTCTTGGATAACAATGAAGCTTGGAAGACCTTTATGGAAATATTTAGCCTACTGGATGGTTTGCTTACTTATGCTCCCGTCTGGGCTGATTATTATTACAACGCTTTGAAGGAGTTTCGTGCCGATGGTGTGCAATATTTGGAATTCCGCAGCACACTGCCACAG CTCTATGATTTGGATGACGGAGAATATACTGAACTCGACACAGTCCGGATTTACACAGAAACTTTGGAGAAATTTATGAAGGAATATCCGGACTTCATCGGCTCAAAGATGATATATGCGCCCATTAGAAATACAAGTCCCGAAACAGTTGAACAATATATACGTATCTGCATCGAGATCAAG GCTAAGTATCCCGATTTCGTAGCTGGTTTTGATTTGGTTGGTCAAGAGGAACTCGGTCGTCCACTGAAAGACTTCATACCGCAATTACTTAGCGTGCCAGCCGATATTGATTTCTACTTCCATGCCGGTGAGACGAATTGGAATGGCGCAGCCGTTGATGAAAATCTAATTGACGCTGTTTTGCTCGGTACCAAACGTATTGGACACGGTTTCGCGCTCACCAAACATCCGCATGTCTTGCAGGCGCTGAAAGAGCGCAACATTCCCGTGGAGATTAATCCCATATCCAATCAAGTCTTACAGCTTGTCACCGACTATCGCAACCACCCCTGCTCACATTTGTTTTCGGACAATTTCACAGTTGTGATCTCTTCAGACGATCCATCATTTTGGCGTGCAACACCACTCTCACACGATTTCTATATTGCCTTCTTGGGTATCGCTTCGGCGCATGCCGATAtgcgtttactaaagaaattGGCGATCAATTCGCTCGTGTACAGCGCCTTAAATGAGCAACAACAAGAGTTGGCGCTGCAAAAATGGCAATTGCAATGGGACAAATTCATCGAGAAAATCATAGAGGGTGATACAGATGGCGCTGCTGGTCGCCTGCAGACGAATCGGATCGATTGA
- the LOC105213033 gene encoding adenosine deaminase 2, with protein sequence MANLRWIRNIAVFLILANFLVFALLLDLPALQGYAQLSEHVRIYETMRANILEKESNNQLGGRVLLNAKERVVNELIMLEKKHELELGLKNISHFQVAQHFFRSFEKIGNTTLFRHLRAMPKGGVLHAHDMALCSSEYLLSLTSREHLWICVAKSEAQEYKMLRFSLLQPQSEESCEWLLLSALRQNEHNDVVDKKLLEQLTMYPLEHFVNEDAVWKRFRSIFRLVVGLLTYAPVWNDYIYNALEEFYADGVQYLEIRSVLPILYDLNGGNYTLLNTTRAMRDADLRFRASYPDWIGSRLIYAPTRKVSDARFVEYLGNALLLKSNFPDYFAGFDLVGYEDEGRPLRDYTRELLALQDEIDFYFHAGETNWYGTNTDENLLDAVLLGTKRIGHGLALLKHPEILQLARFKNIAIEINPISNQVLQYIGDLRTHPAAMLFAVNYPVVIASDDPSFWKATPLTHDFYMAFMVIASRKADLGMLKQLASNSITFGAFSSSEREVAFEKWYKRWDQWIDDINSKLNR encoded by the exons ATGGCGAACTTGCGTTGGATACGAAATATTGCTGTATTTCTCATACTGGCCAATTTCTTGGTCTTTGCGCTGCTGTTGGACTTGCCGGCGTTGCAAGGCTACGCGCAGCTTTCCGAACATGTGCGCATCTATGAAACAATGCGCGCCAATATCTTGGAGAAGGAGTCAAACAATCAGCTCGGCGGACGCGTGTTGCTCAACGCCAAGGAGCGCGTCGTCAACGAGTTGATCATGCTGGAGAAGAAGCACGAACTGGAGTTGGGTTTGAAAAACATAAGCCACTTTCAGGTGGCACAACACTTTTTCCGATCATTCGAGAAAATCGGTAATACGACGCTTTTTCGACACTTACGAGCGATGCCCAAAGGTGGCGTCTTGCATGCGCATGATATGGCGCTGTGTAGCAGTGAGTATCTGCTGTCGCTGACCTCTCGTGAGCATTTGTGGATCTGTGTTGCAAAGAGTGAGGCGCAAGAGTATAAGATGTTACGTTTCTCTTTGCTGCAGCCGCAGAGCGAAGAGTCGTGCGAGTGGTTGTTGTTGAGCGCATTGCGTCAAAATGAGCACAACGATGTTGTCGATAAGAAGTTGCTGGAGCAATTGACGATGTATCCGCTGGAGCATTTTGTAAATGAGGATGCAGTCTGGAAGCGTTTCCGTAGCATATTTCGACTCGTTGTGGGATTGCTGACATATGCGCCAGTGTGGAACGATTACATATACAACGCGTTGGAGGAGTTCTATGCCGATGGTGTGCAATATTTGGAAATACGTTCCGTCTTGCCGATA TTGTACGATTTGAATGGCGGCAACTACACCCTTTTGAATACGACGCGTGCAATGCGCGATGCTGATTTGCGATTTCGCGCTTCGTATCCAGACTGGATTGGTTCACGCCTGATTTATGCGCCGACGAGAAAAGTGTCCGATGCTCGTTTCGTGGAGTATTTAGGCAATGCATTGCTGCTGAAG TCCAACTTCCCCGATTACTTTGCCGGTTTCGATTTGGTCGGTTACGAAGATGAGGGTCGCCCCTTACGCGACTATACGCGCGAATTACTTGCTCTGCAAGAcgaaatcgatttttattttcatgccGGCGAAACGAATTGGTATGGCACGAACACCGATGAGAATCTGCTCGACGCTGTTCTTCTCGGCACGAAACGTATCGGTCATGGGCTGGCGCTGCTCAAACATCCCGAAATATTGCAGTTGGCGCGTTTTAAAAACATTGCAATCGAAATAAACCCGATATCCAATCAAGTTTTGCAATATATTGGCGATTTGCGCACACATCCTGCGGCGATGCTCTTCGCTGTGAATTATCCTGTGGTCATTGCGTCAGATGATCCATCATTTTGGAAAGCCACGCCACTGACCCATGACTTCTATATGGCATTTATGGTGATCGCTTCGCGAAAAGCAGATCTTGGCATGTTGAAACAGTTGGCTTCGAACTCGATTACTTTTGGTGCCTTCAGCAGCAGTGAGCGTGAGGTCGCATTTGAGAAATGGTATAAGCGTTGGGACCAATGGATCGACgatataaattctaaattgaATCGCTAA
- the LOC105214959 gene encoding uncharacterized protein LOC105214959 isoform X3, translated as MQRSLNQRELQALDLRTCNMNVGPQQRQQQTHKKYSTMAKQKPGNPHATVFQQLPLPPTQPLTVEKHNSLRGGCEHMTAEEEELKRFCESVDPNIVFDELQPEPPLPTQRQTARLCAGSPTNYSCPPPTPCPCPNNFSKQTEHSSRIQNYSSFCPPGLNTSVRSTSYPQQSRGRSSFDEYPSIPPRRQSAVDPTMSFWSPPMPQPTPTRHPTRASTSTRYSQDTSKVLYESPRRSHYSPTNRMNSTPYMGLPGQPFNVTRAPPQMMTTKWMTPPGRMPSAFMQQSTLNESMLPTMHETWTPPSCPREIDESTVCPETDECPNKNKNLPCEGCENSENSEKTYPPPPRCKPLHPDITKKLCGDLPPFKIPRSMEDDFICIKRREQWEQLVRDQNCPGAIQSTIDGSVDFNALAFNIFFGEQRLPDCLPRIEPITLLEAFFIRVNYERCQIKKLEELAYARDHSTEEGEHTTPPPSDDCTLIEKCFKRKYATDLNAALEKLFKAEKGFSYLSPQSEQPLMSLTLESTSTDLPGIPISIKAYTGTTKPRE; from the exons ATGCAACGTTCACTGAATCAACGGGAGCTACAAGCGTTAGATTTGCGCACCTGCAATATGAATGTTGGTCcacaacagcgacaacaacaaacacataaaaag TATTCAACCATGGCTAAACAGAAACCCGGGAACCCACATGCTACAGTCTTCCAGCAACTGCCACTACCGCCAACACAGCCGCTGACAGTTGAAAAACATAACTCG ctACGCGGTGGTTGCGAGCATATGACCGCTGAAGAAGAGGAATTGAAAAGATTTTGTGAATCAGTAGATCCAAATATAGTTTTCGATGAACTGCAGCCGGAGCCACCGCTCCCAACTCAACGACAAACAGCTCGCTTATGCGCTGGTTCCCCCACCAATTACTCATGTCCACCACCAACGCCCTGTCCATGTCCAAACAATTTTAGCAAACAGACGGAACACTCTTCGCGTATACAGAATTATTCCTCATTCTGCCCACCAGGC cTAAATACCAGCGTTAGGAGTACATCATATCCACAGCAGTCAAGAGGTCGTTCG tCCTTCGATGAGTATCCCAGCATACCACCAAGACGACAG TCAGCCGTGGATCCTACAATGTCATTTTGGTCGCCACCAATGCCACAGCCAACGCCAACCAGGCACCCCACCAGAGCATCGACATCTACGAGA TACTCCCAGGACACCTCCAAAGTACTGTACGAGTCACCTCGACGCAGCCACTATTCACCTACAAAT CGAATGAACAGTACACCCTATATGGGTCTGCCAGGACAGCCCTTCAATGTCACG AGAGCGCCGCCGCAAATGATGACCACCAAATGGATGACACCGCCGGGACGTATGCCATCGGCCTTCATGCAACAGTCAACACTAAATGAGTCGATGCTGCCAACG ATGCATGAAACTTGGACACCGCCATCATGCCCAcgg gaaATTGATGAGTCAACCGTGTGCCCTGAg ACCGATGAATGCCCcaataaaaacaagaatttgCCTTGTGAGGGTTGTGAGAATAGCGAGAATAGCGAAAAGACTTATCCGCCGCCACCGCGCTGCAAGCCACTACATCCGGATATAACTAAG AAATTATGCGGTGACTTGCCACCATTTAAAATACCACGTTCCA TGGAAGACGATTTCATTTGCATTAAACGCCGCGAACAATGGGAGCAATTGGTGAGAGACCAAAATTGCCCGGGCGCCATACAGTCAACGATCGATGGTTCGGTGGATTTCAATGCTCTAgcttttaatatattcttcGGCGAACAGCGTTTGCCCGACTGCCTGCCGCGCATAGAGCCGATCACGCTGCTCGAGGCGTTCTTTATACGCGTCAATTACGAGCGTTGTCAGATAAAGAAGCTGGAGGAATTGGCGTACGCCAGGGATCACTCAACTGAAGAGGGGGAACATACAACGCCACCACCGAGTGATGA TTGTACACTAATTGAGAAATGCTTTAAACGAAAATATGCCACCGATCTGAATGCGGCATtggaaaaactctttaaagCAGAGAAGGGTTTCTCGTATCTGTCTCCACAGTCG GAACAACCACTAATGAGTTTGACATTGGAAAGCACCAGTACCGATTTGCCAGGTATACCTATATCCATAAAAGCCTATACAGGCACAACAAAACCGCGGGAATGA
- the LOC105214959 gene encoding uncharacterized protein LOC105214959 isoform X1: MQRSLNQRELQALDLRTCNMNVGPQQRQQQTHKKYSTMAKQKPGNPHATVFQQLPLPPTQPLTVEKHNSQSSEQSMNQGLTRSMSMIDLPSRRGILLRLRGGCEHMTAEEEELKRFCESVDPNIVFDELQPEPPLPTQRQTARLCAGSPTNYSCPPPTPCPCPNNFSKQTEHSSRIQNYSSFCPPGLNTSVRSTSYPQQSRGRSSFDEYPSIPPRRQSAVDPTMSFWSPPMPQPTPTRHPTRASTSTRYSQDTSKVLYESPRRSHYSPTNRMNSTPYMGLPGQPFNVTRAPPQMMTTKWMTPPGRMPSAFMQQSTLNESMLPTMHETWTPPSCPREIDESTVCPETDECPNKNKNLPCEGCENSENSEKTYPPPPRCKPLHPDITKKLCGDLPPFKIPRSMEDDFICIKRREQWEQLVRDQNCPGAIQSTIDGSVDFNALAFNIFFGEQRLPDCLPRIEPITLLEAFFIRVNYERCQIKKLEELAYARDHSTEEGEHTTPPPSDDCTLIEKCFKRKYATDLNAALEKLFKAEKGFSYLSPQSEQPLMSLTLESTSTDLPGIPISIKAYTGTTKPRE; encoded by the exons ATGCAACGTTCACTGAATCAACGGGAGCTACAAGCGTTAGATTTGCGCACCTGCAATATGAATGTTGGTCcacaacagcgacaacaacaaacacataaaaag TATTCAACCATGGCTAAACAGAAACCCGGGAACCCACATGCTACAGTCTTCCAGCAACTGCCACTACCGCCAACACAGCCGCTGACAGTTGAAAAACATAACTCG CAGAGTTCCGAGCAAAGCATGAATCAAGGACTTACACGCAGTATGAGCATGATTGATTTGCCTTCGCGGCGTGGAATTCTGTTGAGG ctACGCGGTGGTTGCGAGCATATGACCGCTGAAGAAGAGGAATTGAAAAGATTTTGTGAATCAGTAGATCCAAATATAGTTTTCGATGAACTGCAGCCGGAGCCACCGCTCCCAACTCAACGACAAACAGCTCGCTTATGCGCTGGTTCCCCCACCAATTACTCATGTCCACCACCAACGCCCTGTCCATGTCCAAACAATTTTAGCAAACAGACGGAACACTCTTCGCGTATACAGAATTATTCCTCATTCTGCCCACCAGGC cTAAATACCAGCGTTAGGAGTACATCATATCCACAGCAGTCAAGAGGTCGTTCG tCCTTCGATGAGTATCCCAGCATACCACCAAGACGACAG TCAGCCGTGGATCCTACAATGTCATTTTGGTCGCCACCAATGCCACAGCCAACGCCAACCAGGCACCCCACCAGAGCATCGACATCTACGAGA TACTCCCAGGACACCTCCAAAGTACTGTACGAGTCACCTCGACGCAGCCACTATTCACCTACAAAT CGAATGAACAGTACACCCTATATGGGTCTGCCAGGACAGCCCTTCAATGTCACG AGAGCGCCGCCGCAAATGATGACCACCAAATGGATGACACCGCCGGGACGTATGCCATCGGCCTTCATGCAACAGTCAACACTAAATGAGTCGATGCTGCCAACG ATGCATGAAACTTGGACACCGCCATCATGCCCAcgg gaaATTGATGAGTCAACCGTGTGCCCTGAg ACCGATGAATGCCCcaataaaaacaagaatttgCCTTGTGAGGGTTGTGAGAATAGCGAGAATAGCGAAAAGACTTATCCGCCGCCACCGCGCTGCAAGCCACTACATCCGGATATAACTAAG AAATTATGCGGTGACTTGCCACCATTTAAAATACCACGTTCCA TGGAAGACGATTTCATTTGCATTAAACGCCGCGAACAATGGGAGCAATTGGTGAGAGACCAAAATTGCCCGGGCGCCATACAGTCAACGATCGATGGTTCGGTGGATTTCAATGCTCTAgcttttaatatattcttcGGCGAACAGCGTTTGCCCGACTGCCTGCCGCGCATAGAGCCGATCACGCTGCTCGAGGCGTTCTTTATACGCGTCAATTACGAGCGTTGTCAGATAAAGAAGCTGGAGGAATTGGCGTACGCCAGGGATCACTCAACTGAAGAGGGGGAACATACAACGCCACCACCGAGTGATGA TTGTACACTAATTGAGAAATGCTTTAAACGAAAATATGCCACCGATCTGAATGCGGCATtggaaaaactctttaaagCAGAGAAGGGTTTCTCGTATCTGTCTCCACAGTCG GAACAACCACTAATGAGTTTGACATTGGAAAGCACCAGTACCGATTTGCCAGGTATACCTATATCCATAAAAGCCTATACAGGCACAACAAAACCGCGGGAATGA
- the LOC105214959 gene encoding uncharacterized protein LOC105214959 isoform X2 — translation MQRSLNQRELQALDLRTCNMNVGPQQRQQQTHKKYSTMAKQKPGNPHATVFQQLPLPPTQPLTVEKHNSSSEQSMNQGLTRSMSMIDLPSRRGILLRLRGGCEHMTAEEEELKRFCESVDPNIVFDELQPEPPLPTQRQTARLCAGSPTNYSCPPPTPCPCPNNFSKQTEHSSRIQNYSSFCPPGLNTSVRSTSYPQQSRGRSSFDEYPSIPPRRQSAVDPTMSFWSPPMPQPTPTRHPTRASTSTRYSQDTSKVLYESPRRSHYSPTNRMNSTPYMGLPGQPFNVTRAPPQMMTTKWMTPPGRMPSAFMQQSTLNESMLPTMHETWTPPSCPREIDESTVCPETDECPNKNKNLPCEGCENSENSEKTYPPPPRCKPLHPDITKKLCGDLPPFKIPRSMEDDFICIKRREQWEQLVRDQNCPGAIQSTIDGSVDFNALAFNIFFGEQRLPDCLPRIEPITLLEAFFIRVNYERCQIKKLEELAYARDHSTEEGEHTTPPPSDDCTLIEKCFKRKYATDLNAALEKLFKAEKGFSYLSPQSEQPLMSLTLESTSTDLPGIPISIKAYTGTTKPRE, via the exons ATGCAACGTTCACTGAATCAACGGGAGCTACAAGCGTTAGATTTGCGCACCTGCAATATGAATGTTGGTCcacaacagcgacaacaacaaacacataaaaag TATTCAACCATGGCTAAACAGAAACCCGGGAACCCACATGCTACAGTCTTCCAGCAACTGCCACTACCGCCAACACAGCCGCTGACAGTTGAAAAACATAACTCG AGTTCCGAGCAAAGCATGAATCAAGGACTTACACGCAGTATGAGCATGATTGATTTGCCTTCGCGGCGTGGAATTCTGTTGAGG ctACGCGGTGGTTGCGAGCATATGACCGCTGAAGAAGAGGAATTGAAAAGATTTTGTGAATCAGTAGATCCAAATATAGTTTTCGATGAACTGCAGCCGGAGCCACCGCTCCCAACTCAACGACAAACAGCTCGCTTATGCGCTGGTTCCCCCACCAATTACTCATGTCCACCACCAACGCCCTGTCCATGTCCAAACAATTTTAGCAAACAGACGGAACACTCTTCGCGTATACAGAATTATTCCTCATTCTGCCCACCAGGC cTAAATACCAGCGTTAGGAGTACATCATATCCACAGCAGTCAAGAGGTCGTTCG tCCTTCGATGAGTATCCCAGCATACCACCAAGACGACAG TCAGCCGTGGATCCTACAATGTCATTTTGGTCGCCACCAATGCCACAGCCAACGCCAACCAGGCACCCCACCAGAGCATCGACATCTACGAGA TACTCCCAGGACACCTCCAAAGTACTGTACGAGTCACCTCGACGCAGCCACTATTCACCTACAAAT CGAATGAACAGTACACCCTATATGGGTCTGCCAGGACAGCCCTTCAATGTCACG AGAGCGCCGCCGCAAATGATGACCACCAAATGGATGACACCGCCGGGACGTATGCCATCGGCCTTCATGCAACAGTCAACACTAAATGAGTCGATGCTGCCAACG ATGCATGAAACTTGGACACCGCCATCATGCCCAcgg gaaATTGATGAGTCAACCGTGTGCCCTGAg ACCGATGAATGCCCcaataaaaacaagaatttgCCTTGTGAGGGTTGTGAGAATAGCGAGAATAGCGAAAAGACTTATCCGCCGCCACCGCGCTGCAAGCCACTACATCCGGATATAACTAAG AAATTATGCGGTGACTTGCCACCATTTAAAATACCACGTTCCA TGGAAGACGATTTCATTTGCATTAAACGCCGCGAACAATGGGAGCAATTGGTGAGAGACCAAAATTGCCCGGGCGCCATACAGTCAACGATCGATGGTTCGGTGGATTTCAATGCTCTAgcttttaatatattcttcGGCGAACAGCGTTTGCCCGACTGCCTGCCGCGCATAGAGCCGATCACGCTGCTCGAGGCGTTCTTTATACGCGTCAATTACGAGCGTTGTCAGATAAAGAAGCTGGAGGAATTGGCGTACGCCAGGGATCACTCAACTGAAGAGGGGGAACATACAACGCCACCACCGAGTGATGA TTGTACACTAATTGAGAAATGCTTTAAACGAAAATATGCCACCGATCTGAATGCGGCATtggaaaaactctttaaagCAGAGAAGGGTTTCTCGTATCTGTCTCCACAGTCG GAACAACCACTAATGAGTTTGACATTGGAAAGCACCAGTACCGATTTGCCAGGTATACCTATATCCATAAAAGCCTATACAGGCACAACAAAACCGCGGGAATGA
- the LOC105213042 gene encoding uncharacterized protein LOC105213042 has product MVENYFNTGSTRRSFRSNSGQRGFDCRPQFQQQKRNSCEPSTSAAAAAVRESYDNCGCSTRKLSTSASSSPTRFSASTMPKICSNDLDTGAGMLSSTPQSAYRMSRNSCGQSAASLVQDSCNNLSKASNASCCCCCPHCGKPQDPTQTPETTTTTCPPPKRPLPCRQKPQPPKEEKPSAEMEFKCRMRKLQLENLVKDQYCPGAIQSTIDCEEDFNELSFRLVFGCDPLPCTLPTVEPISLLEAFAMRVELERCLLAEESNYAEPRRLSHRGSSEMDEVDEYFSKKYKTALNEALASFLKAERCYYLENPNMNALGMDAQINKTCTCLPSSSFKITAYTGNTRPMQ; this is encoded by the exons ATGGTTGAA AACTACTTCAACACAGGAAGCACAAGACGGAGTTTCCGCAGCAACAGCGGCCAGCGCGGCTTCGATTGCAGGCCTCAG ttccaacaacaaaagcgcaacAGCTGTGAACCCTCCACGTCCGCGGCGGCGGCGGCCGTACGTGAGAGCTACGACAACTGTGGCTGTTCGACCCGCAAG ctaTCAACCTCAGCATCCTCGTCGCCGACACGTTTCAGCGCGAGCACAATGCCGAAAATTTGCTCGAACGACTTGGACACCGGCGCTGGCATGCTATCATCAACGCCACAG TCCGCATACAGGATGTCACGCAACAGCTGTGGTCAGTCGGCTGCATCACTGGTGCAGGATTCTTGCAACAATCTAAGCAAAGCTTCAAATgcatcttgttgttgctgctgtccaCATTGTGGCAAACCGCAGGATCCAACGCAAACACcagaaaccacaacaacaacatgtccACCACCCAAGCGCCCACTGCCATGCAGACAGAAGCCACAGCCACCAAAGGAAGAGAAGCCATCAG CCGAGATGGAGTTCAAGTGTCGCATGCGAAAATTGCAATTGGAAAATTTGGTTAAAGATCAGTACTGCCCAGGTGCCATACAAAGTACAATTGATTGTGAGGAGGACTTTAATGAACTGTCCTTTCGTCTGGTATTCGGTTGTGATCCACTGCCCTGCACGCTGCCCACCGTGGAGCCCATCTCCTTATTGGAAGCATTTGCGATGCGTGTCGAATTGGAGCGTTGTTTACTCGCCGAGGAGTCGAACTATGCCGAGCCGAGACGATTATCGCATCGTGGTTCGTCGGAAATGGACGA AGTGGAcgaatattttagtaaaaagtaCAAAACGGCTCTAAATGAAGCGCTAGCGAGTTTCTTGAAGGCTGAGAGGTGTTACTATCTGGAAAATCCAAATATG AACGCACTCGGTATGGATGCACAAATCAATAAGACCTGTACATGCCTGCCAAGCAGCTCTTTCAAAATTACTGCCTATACGGGGAATACGCGACCGATGCAGTAG